Sequence from the Helianthus annuus cultivar XRQ/B chromosome 13, HanXRQr2.0-SUNRISE, whole genome shotgun sequence genome:
ATGAGCTTGGATATTATCCGATGCCACCAAGCACCCCAACTTCTCCTCATCCTACCACTCCACCGATGCCCGGTTTTTACGGGTATGATAAGGTTAAAACCTTGGGGAGAAAGAAAACTAAGAGATAGAGAGATATTTGACTTAAATTATGCTTGATTTCCATTCCATACGTAAccccaaataaataaataagaaactTACATAAGACACCCCAAACTAAACCAAAATAACATACTAATCCCTTGACTTAACAatagtaataaaaataaaaataagatacgTAACAATACTCCCCCCTTAACCTACTTTTTGCCCTCAAAAAGTACTTCAAGAAACCTTGTCTTCATCCTCTTCCGTTGCTTGTTTTTCATCATCTACCACTTCAAGTATGTAAAGTTGTTTTTTCTTACATTTATGCCTCGGAACGAACCTTTCGGTACACCAGAAACATTCCCCCTTTGCTCTTTTTTGCTCAAGTTCATCACTTGTCAAACGCCTCGATCTAAGGATTCCCGGTGTAGAACTTGATGGCTCGGTTGTTGGACTTGGAAGCAAGGGTAGTTTTGAACCATTAACTGGAGGTGTTATTTTGACGTCTTCGGGTTGCAGCCCATCCTCCACAACGTTGAAACGCTTCATCAAGCATGTGTTGTTCATAGTTTGAATTCTTGCTAACCCATACGCCTCACGTAGTGTCTGAGGCTTGAACATCTTTACCGGCCCTTTTATTTCCGGCTTCAAACCCTTCAAATATAGGCTAACGGCATAAAGTTTGCTAACAGTAACCTTGTTAAGCAAACGATCGAAACCTGAATTATATTCTTGTAGACCCTTGGCGTCATCAGTAAGTTAAACGAGAGATGCAATCTCTTCCATAGGGTCTTCAAACATTGCATCAGAAAAACGGGCAGAGATCGAACGAACATAGTCCGCCCATGGGACCTCGGCAACCGTGGCATTACGGGTCTTCAAGTAGGCACGGTGCCATTGGAGGGCATCGCCTTCCAAGTGAACCGTAGCACAGCGTAATTTCGAGTCATCGGGGGTGTCATCCATCGAAAAAAAAATGTTCGCAGCGATAGACCCACCCCTCAACATCGTCCCTCGAAAATTTAGGGAAGTCGATCTTACCGATACGGAATGGTTTGGATGTTTGTGAGTCACCATCTAGGCCGGAGAAGGACCCGAAGGAACTACCCGACGACTGCACGGCTTTGTCACGCACCGCCTTCAAAATCTCTTCCTGCTGCTTCGAAGATTGTTTCTGTTGCTTCATCAGGGCCGCTAACGTAGCTTGGATGTCACTGATTGCCTTACCATGGGACTTGAGGGTGTTGTCGATTTCATTATTGCGGGTGTTAGTCATGGTGGCGGTAAGGAATTCCGATGAGGAATCGGACTGGAGCTCTGATACCCTTGATAGGGTTAAAACCTTGGGGAGAAAGAAAACTAAGAGATAGAGATATATTTGACTCAAATTATGCTTGATTTCCATTCCATACGTAAccccaaataaataaataagaaactTACATAAGACAGCCCAAACTAAACCAAAATAACATACTAATCCCTTGACTTAACAatagtaataaaaataaaaataagatacgTAACAGGGTATTATTCTCAACCCCATTTTTTCCCCAAAACATACCTCAAAACATACCGCAAACCCAAAACataccccaaacccaaaacacaaCCTAAACCGAATACGTACCCGAAACCCAAGCCGCACCCATTTCCTCAAAAAAACGAAGTCATCGAAAGAAGGATGAGTCCGAAAAAGGTGCTACTAAGAAGGTCGAATTTTGGTCGCCTAAGGAAAAATTCGAGTTGGCAAAAGCATGGCTCGACGTATCGGAAGACGAGATTGTTGGTAAATTTTATCTCCATATATTTTTTACATACTTTTATAAACATAGTTTTGTAAATTTAATTTTTAAATCAAACATATACTTTTGTAAATACACTTTTTATAGGAAACGACCAAGACATAAAGATATTTTGGGCTCGTATATGTGAGAAGTCTTTCGCCGCAATGGGTCGTGGCAAATATCGAATGCCCGACTCTTTTTCGGGAAAGTGGCGCGCTATGAGGACGAAGGTTAGAAATTTCAACAACATATACACTAATCTCGTCAACAATAGTCGAAGAAAAAGTGGTTCGAGCGACGTCGACGTCATGACCCAAGCCCACAACGACTATAGATTGTACCATGGGCATTACTTTACGTTGGTAACAACATGGGAGCTTCTTCACAAATCTCCCAAGTGGCATCTTGTACCCCCGTTCGACCCAACCCGCCCTAGGTCTAAACGGTCCAAATCGACATCCACTACCAAACCATCAGGGTCCGATGCTCGTACAACAATTAATCTAAAC
This genomic interval carries:
- the LOC110900484 gene encoding uncharacterized protein LOC110900484, with amino-acid sequence MGRGKYRMPDSFSGKWRAMRTKVRNFNNIYTNLVNNSRRKSGSSDVDVMTQAHNDYRLYHGHYFTLVTTWELLHKSPKWHLVPPFDPTRPRSKRSKSTSTTKPSGSDARTTINLNDDVDEFEEPEELPRPQGRDKSKAAARGKSSSTPLDGTSKLSDFEASFNKIISIRERDQQMKMEKQIQKDMDLLTRDLSHLAEEDRVILEARKVQIQAKYM